A region of Nocardioides alkalitolerans DNA encodes the following proteins:
- a CDS encoding YihY/virulence factor BrkB family protein, translated as MSIVGGIDRFQRRFPPVSMPLATIYKYGDDQGAYLAAIISFYAFIGIFPLLLLATSILGFVLQDQPDLRAEVLNSALSNFPIVGDQLGRPEGIQGSVSAIVVGSIAALYGSMGLGLALQNAMNIAWAVPRNSRPNPFLLRFKSLVLLAAGGISVLAVTAVSVIGNNTEVFGALGLVGRLLISLATILATGLVLSVLFRLSAARSHSLLAALPGGLFAAATWHGLQYAGAAYVTHVLGRTSQMNQTFGLVLGLMGLIYVASIVVVLAIEVNVVLARRLYPRALLTPFTDDVDLTDADKRAYTAYARAQRHKGFEEVTVVFKPVERDDADTVAMTTLRAEELPGETGER; from the coding sequence GTGAGCATCGTGGGGGGTATCGACCGCTTCCAGCGGCGTTTCCCGCCCGTCTCCATGCCCCTGGCGACGATCTACAAGTACGGCGACGACCAGGGCGCCTACCTGGCCGCGATCATCTCGTTCTACGCCTTCATCGGCATCTTCCCGCTGCTGCTCCTGGCGACCTCGATCCTCGGCTTCGTGCTGCAGGACCAGCCCGACCTGCGGGCCGAGGTGCTGAACTCGGCGCTCAGCAACTTCCCGATCGTGGGCGACCAGCTCGGCCGCCCGGAGGGCATCCAGGGCTCGGTGTCGGCCATCGTGGTCGGCTCGATCGCCGCGCTCTACGGCTCGATGGGCCTCGGCCTCGCGCTGCAGAACGCGATGAACATCGCCTGGGCCGTGCCGCGCAACAGCCGCCCCAACCCGTTCCTGCTCCGCTTCAAGAGCCTGGTGCTGCTGGCCGCCGGCGGCATCTCGGTGCTCGCCGTGACGGCCGTGTCCGTCATCGGCAACAACACCGAGGTGTTCGGCGCCCTCGGGCTGGTCGGCCGCCTGCTCATCAGCCTGGCCACCATCCTCGCCACCGGGCTCGTGCTCAGCGTGCTCTTCCGGCTCTCCGCGGCACGGAGCCACAGCCTCCTCGCCGCCCTGCCCGGTGGGCTGTTCGCCGCGGCGACGTGGCACGGGCTGCAGTACGCCGGCGCTGCCTACGTGACCCACGTGCTGGGTCGCACCTCGCAGATGAACCAGACCTTCGGGTTGGTGCTCGGGCTGATGGGCCTCATCTACGTGGCCTCGATCGTCGTGGTGCTCGCGATCGAGGTCAACGTCGTGCTGGCCCGCCGGCTCTACCCCCGCGCGCTGCTCACCCCGTTCACCGACGACGTCGACCTGACCGACGCCGACAAGCGGGCCTACACGGCCTACGCGCGGGCACAGCGCCACAAGGGGTTCGAGGAGGTCACCGTCGTCTTCAAGCCGGTCGAGCGCGACGACGCGGACACCGTCGCGATGACGACCCTGCGCGCCGAGGAGCTGCCGGGGGAGACGGGGGAGCGGTGA
- a CDS encoding MFS transporter codes for MDEGQDQDVVAEQQRRTVRGHWAVTFTVLTVAVSSFTLLQSMVVPVLGLIADEMDTDMSTATWVLTAYLLSASICTPLLGRVGDVVGKQKMLVVTMLALTLGSLVAALAGNIWVLILARVLQGAGGGVLPLAFGIIRDEFPERHRASALSIIAALASVGFAVGIVVAGPIVEGLSYHWLFWFPMIATGLAAVATALFVPESPVADRSRLPLMPAVLLASWLVALLLGISRGNEWGWGSPIVLALLTGSVVLAAGWIAVENRARVPMIDMQMMRRRGIWTTNLVGGFVGFGMFSSFGFLPQFLQTPEAAGYGFGASIAESGQILVPSAIASFLIGFVTAPLVKRVGARVVIVSGTLMTAVAFASIALWHDAVWQIVAATSLQGVGNGLVFGSLAGVVIASVPASQTGVASGMNANIRTIGGSIGSAVMAGVVTAHVGLGGLPEESGYVIGFALIAGGMVLAAVAACAIPDTRGPAAPTPRTVPVSRRTVAPSRVLASGSSV; via the coding sequence GTGGACGAAGGGCAGGACCAGGACGTGGTGGCGGAGCAGCAGCGGAGGACGGTTCGTGGGCACTGGGCGGTGACGTTCACGGTGCTGACGGTGGCGGTCTCCTCGTTCACGCTGCTGCAGTCGATGGTGGTGCCGGTGCTCGGCCTCATCGCCGACGAGATGGACACCGACATGTCCACGGCGACGTGGGTGCTGACGGCCTACCTGCTCTCGGCCTCGATCTGCACGCCGCTGCTCGGGCGCGTCGGCGACGTGGTCGGCAAGCAGAAGATGCTGGTCGTCACCATGCTGGCCCTGACCCTGGGTTCCCTCGTCGCCGCGCTCGCCGGCAACATCTGGGTGCTGATCCTCGCGCGCGTGCTGCAGGGCGCCGGCGGTGGCGTGCTCCCGCTGGCCTTCGGCATCATCCGCGACGAGTTCCCCGAGCGGCACCGGGCCAGCGCGCTCAGCATCATCGCGGCGCTCGCCTCCGTCGGCTTCGCGGTGGGCATCGTCGTCGCGGGGCCGATCGTCGAGGGGCTCAGCTACCACTGGCTGTTCTGGTTCCCGATGATCGCCACCGGTCTCGCCGCCGTCGCGACCGCGCTCTTCGTGCCCGAGTCGCCCGTCGCCGACCGCTCGCGGCTCCCGCTCATGCCCGCCGTGCTGCTGGCGTCGTGGCTCGTCGCCCTCCTGCTCGGCATCAGCCGCGGCAACGAGTGGGGCTGGGGCTCGCCGATCGTGCTCGCGCTCCTCACCGGCTCGGTGGTGCTGGCCGCCGGCTGGATCGCGGTCGAGAACCGCGCCCGCGTGCCGATGATCGACATGCAGATGATGCGCCGCCGCGGCATCTGGACGACCAACCTCGTGGGCGGGTTCGTCGGCTTCGGCATGTTCTCCAGCTTCGGCTTCCTGCCCCAGTTCCTGCAGACGCCGGAGGCGGCGGGCTACGGGTTCGGGGCGAGCATCGCGGAGTCCGGGCAGATTCTGGTGCCGTCGGCGATCGCGAGCTTCCTCATCGGCTTCGTCACCGCACCGCTCGTCAAGCGCGTCGGGGCGCGCGTCGTCATCGTCAGCGGCACGCTCATGACCGCCGTCGCCTTCGCCTCGATCGCGCTCTGGCACGACGCGGTCTGGCAGATCGTCGCGGCCACGAGCCTCCAGGGCGTGGGCAACGGTCTCGTCTTCGGCTCCCTGGCGGGCGTCGTCATCGCCTCGGTGCCGGCGTCCCAGACCGGCGTCGCCTCGGGCATGAACGCCAACATCCGCACCATCGGCGGCTCGATCGGCTCGGCCGTCATGGCGGGCGTCGTCACCGCCCACGTCGGCCTGGGCGGTCTCCCGGAGGAGAGCGGCTACGTGATCGGGTTCGCCCTCATCGCCGGCGGCATGGTGCTCGCGGCCGTCGCGGCGTGCGCGATCCCCGACACCCGGGGCCCGGCGGCGCCGACGCCGCGCACGGTGCCGGTGTCGCGGCGCACGGTCGCGCCGTCGCGGGTGCTTGCCTCCGGGTCTAGCGTGTGA
- a CDS encoding response regulator transcription factor — translation MRGPLRLALVNDYEVVVAGLTRMLAPYAAQVRVVEIAANIPVSDHADLVLFDTFAQSMDNVKVEDVAPAGVPVVAYTWESEADVWQRALDWGAVACLSKTLSAARLVAALEAIHRGDAPDPGHAAPAAVDSVRSGEAVRDWPGRAEGLTERESEVMALLAVGHSNQEIAELLHVSINSVKTYLRHAYRKADVNRRSQAVLWALDKGFSPDVLHRRVRGR, via the coding sequence ATGCGCGGCCCGCTGCGGCTCGCGCTCGTCAACGACTACGAGGTCGTGGTCGCCGGGCTGACGCGCATGCTCGCGCCGTACGCCGCGCAGGTGCGCGTCGTCGAGATCGCCGCCAACATCCCGGTGAGCGACCACGCCGACCTCGTCCTGTTCGACACCTTCGCGCAGTCGATGGACAACGTGAAGGTCGAGGACGTGGCCCCGGCCGGCGTCCCGGTGGTGGCCTACACGTGGGAGAGCGAGGCCGACGTCTGGCAGCGCGCGCTCGACTGGGGCGCCGTGGCGTGCCTGTCGAAGACGCTGTCCGCCGCGCGGCTCGTGGCGGCCCTCGAGGCGATCCACCGCGGTGACGCCCCGGATCCCGGGCACGCGGCGCCGGCGGCGGTCGACAGCGTGCGGTCGGGAGAGGCGGTGCGCGACTGGCCCGGTCGTGCCGAGGGCCTCACCGAGCGGGAGTCGGAGGTGATGGCCCTGCTCGCGGTCGGCCACAGCAACCAGGAGATCGCCGAGCTGCTCCACGTGAGCATCAACTCGGTGAAGACCTACCTCCGCCACGCCTACCGCAAGGCGGACGTCAACCGTCGCAGCCAGGCGGTGCTCTGGGCGCTCGACAAGGGCTTCTCGCCCGACGTGCTGCACCGCCGCGTGCGCGGCCGGTGA
- a CDS encoding magnesium chelatase, with protein sequence MTRPTATPPAVATLGELRATDYRPRSVKAEIRTNLLALLAAGENPWPGLHGLDDTVLPQLERALIAGHDIVLLGERGQGKTRLLRTLVGLLDEWTPVIAGSELGEDPLAPVTAASVRLVETHGDALPVAWVHRSERYAEKLATPDTSVADLIGDVDPMKVAEGRLLGDPETIHYGLIPRSHRGIVAINELPDLAERIQVAMLNVMEERDVQIRGYVVRLDLDVLVVASANPEDYTNRGRIITPLKDRFGAEIRTHYPTELDDEIAVVRQEAELVAEVPDYLLEVLARFTRALRESSSVDQRSGVSARFAIAGAETIAAAALHRATRQGEDEAVARVVDLETAVDVLGGKVEFESGEEGRERAVLEHLLRTSTAETVRRHLRGLDLAPLVAALEEGGSVTTGEQVSAAELLDGLPALPPDQAGEGDLYDAVAARLGATTPGTRAAAVELALEGLFLARKVGKDSATGVTTYGID encoded by the coding sequence GTGACCCGACCGACTGCCACACCGCCCGCCGTCGCCACCCTCGGGGAGCTCCGGGCGACCGACTACCGGCCGCGCTCGGTGAAGGCGGAGATCCGCACCAACCTGCTCGCGCTGCTGGCGGCGGGGGAGAACCCGTGGCCCGGCCTGCACGGCCTCGACGACACGGTGCTGCCGCAGCTCGAGCGCGCCCTCATCGCCGGGCACGACATCGTGCTGCTCGGCGAGCGCGGCCAGGGCAAGACCCGCCTGCTGCGCACGCTCGTCGGGCTGCTCGACGAGTGGACCCCGGTCATCGCGGGCTCCGAGCTCGGCGAGGACCCGCTGGCGCCGGTCACCGCCGCCTCCGTCCGCCTCGTCGAGACCCACGGCGACGCGTTGCCGGTCGCCTGGGTGCACCGCAGCGAGCGGTACGCCGAGAAGCTCGCCACCCCCGACACCTCGGTCGCCGACCTGATCGGTGACGTCGACCCGATGAAGGTCGCCGAGGGACGCCTCCTGGGCGACCCCGAGACGATCCACTACGGGCTCATCCCGCGCAGCCACCGCGGCATCGTCGCCATCAACGAGCTGCCCGACCTCGCCGAGCGCATCCAGGTCGCGATGCTCAACGTGATGGAGGAGCGCGACGTCCAGATCCGGGGCTACGTGGTGCGCCTCGACCTCGACGTGCTGGTCGTCGCCTCCGCCAACCCGGAGGACTACACCAACCGCGGCCGCATCATCACGCCGCTCAAGGACCGCTTCGGCGCCGAGATCCGCACGCACTACCCGACCGAGCTCGACGACGAGATCGCCGTCGTCCGCCAGGAGGCGGAGCTGGTCGCCGAGGTGCCGGACTACCTGCTCGAGGTGCTCGCCCGCTTCACCCGCGCCCTGCGCGAGTCGTCGTCGGTCGACCAGCGCTCGGGCGTCTCCGCCCGCTTCGCCATCGCCGGCGCCGAGACCATCGCCGCCGCCGCGCTGCACCGCGCGACGCGCCAGGGCGAGGATGAGGCGGTGGCACGCGTCGTCGACCTCGAGACCGCCGTCGACGTGCTCGGCGGCAAGGTCGAGTTCGAGTCGGGCGAGGAGGGCCGCGAGCGCGCCGTGCTCGAGCACCTCCTGCGCACCTCGACCGCCGAGACCGTGCGCCGGCACCTCCGCGGGCTCGACCTCGCGCCGCTCGTCGCGGCGCTCGAGGAGGGTGGCTCGGTGACGACGGGCGAGCAGGTGAGCGCGGCCGAGCTGCTCGACGGGCTCCCGGCACTGCCGCCCGACCAGGCCGGCGAGGGCGACCTGTACGACGCGGTCGCGGCCCGGCTCGGCGCGACGACGCCGGGCACGCGGGCGGCCGCCGTCGAGCTGGCGCTCGAGGGTCTCTTCCTCGCCCGCAAGGTCGGCAAGGACAGTGCCACCGGCGTCACGACGTACGGCATCGACTGA
- a CDS encoding YchJ family metal-binding protein, translated as MQLERPCPCGLPATYDACCGRLHRGAAPATTAEELMRSRYAAYAVGGRTGADHLFRTWHPRTRPDDTTPDPDLTWTGLTVEAIEAGGADDTTGVVVFTARFADRDGRAGQLHERSRFTRRAGRWVYVDGDVDD; from the coding sequence GTGCAGCTCGAGCGCCCCTGTCCCTGCGGCCTCCCCGCGACCTACGACGCGTGCTGCGGCCGCCTCCACCGCGGCGCCGCACCCGCGACCACGGCCGAGGAGCTGATGCGGTCGCGCTACGCGGCGTACGCGGTCGGAGGCCGGACCGGCGCCGACCACCTGTTCCGCACCTGGCACCCGCGGACCCGCCCCGACGACACGACACCCGACCCCGACCTCACGTGGACGGGCCTGACCGTCGAGGCCATCGAGGCCGGCGGCGCCGACGACACGACCGGCGTCGTCGTGTTCACGGCCCGCTTCGCCGACCGGGACGGCCGCGCCGGGCAGCTGCACGAGCGCAGCCGGTTCACGCGACGCGCGGGCCGCTGGGTGTACGTCGACGGCGACGTCGACGACTGA
- a CDS encoding Bax inhibitor-1/YccA family protein, whose translation MQSNNPVFRRSAEFNGSAANAHGQQTYAGGAGYGYGQGQYGNGDPSTWDMSRATGPGSTPTRRMTIDSVVQSAAITLGVVILSALATWIVIGDVATNVGASRAMMLAFVGGIAAFGLSLVNSFKRTVSPALVLVFAVAEGVAMGAISKVFDSFAGGGVVTGAVIGTFAAFAGTLAAYKVLNIQVGDKFRKFVVAAMFGMLGLGLMELLLSAFGAQLGLFGFGGLGILFAVAGLVLGVFMLILDFDYVEQGIRFGIDERESWRAAFAMTVSLVWIYTNLLRLLAIFSQD comes from the coding sequence ATGCAGAGCAACAACCCGGTGTTCAGGCGTTCGGCCGAGTTCAACGGGTCGGCCGCCAACGCCCACGGACAGCAGACCTACGCCGGCGGTGCCGGCTACGGCTACGGCCAGGGGCAGTACGGCAACGGTGACCCGTCGACGTGGGACATGTCCCGCGCCACGGGCCCTGGTTCGACGCCCACGCGCCGCATGACCATCGACTCGGTCGTGCAGAGCGCCGCGATCACGCTCGGCGTGGTCATCCTCAGCGCCCTCGCGACCTGGATCGTGATCGGGGACGTGGCGACCAACGTCGGCGCCTCCCGCGCGATGATGCTCGCCTTCGTCGGCGGCATCGCGGCGTTCGGCCTGTCGCTGGTCAACTCGTTCAAGCGCACGGTCAGCCCCGCGCTGGTCCTCGTCTTCGCGGTCGCCGAGGGCGTCGCGATGGGTGCGATCAGCAAGGTGTTCGACAGCTTCGCGGGTGGCGGCGTCGTCACCGGCGCCGTGATCGGCACGTTCGCAGCCTTCGCCGGCACGCTGGCGGCCTACAAGGTGCTGAACATCCAGGTCGGCGACAAGTTCCGCAAGTTCGTCGTCGCGGCCATGTTCGGCATGCTCGGCCTCGGCCTGATGGAGCTGCTGCTCTCCGCCTTCGGCGCGCAGCTCGGCCTCTTCGGCTTCGGTGGCCTCGGCATCCTGTTCGCCGTCGCCGGCCTCGTGCTCGGTGTCTTCATGCTGATCCTCGACTTCGACTACGTCGAGCAGGGCATCCGCTTCGGCATCGACGAGCGCGAGTCGTGGCGTGCGGCGTTCGCCATGACGGTGAGCCTGGTCTGGATCTACACCAACCTGCTCCGCCTCCTGGCGATCTTCAGCCAGGACTGA
- a CDS encoding TSUP family transporter has translation MIDLGVSGQVLALLVVAGFAAGYVDAVVGGGGLVQLPSLLLALPGATPVQVLATNKLASALGVTVSATTYFRRVRPDPATFGPLMLMAFLGSMGGAAVASFIPREAFQPIILVVLVGVGAYVLLRPDLGAETRLRWERRGHLVAAVLVGLLVGFYDGALGPGTGSFFVLALVGLVGYDFLTASANARLANWATNIAALVVFIPQGAVLWGVGLAVGAANIVGSYLGARTAVSRGAGFVRVFFVVIVSGFVVRIGGEVLGFWG, from the coding sequence GTGATCGATCTCGGCGTCTCCGGTCAGGTCCTCGCCCTGCTGGTCGTCGCCGGGTTCGCGGCCGGCTACGTCGACGCGGTGGTCGGTGGCGGCGGGCTCGTGCAGCTGCCGAGCCTGCTGCTGGCGCTGCCCGGCGCCACGCCCGTGCAGGTGCTGGCGACCAACAAGCTGGCGTCCGCGCTCGGGGTCACGGTCAGCGCGACGACGTACTTCCGGCGGGTGCGGCCCGACCCGGCGACGTTCGGGCCGCTCATGCTCATGGCGTTCCTGGGGTCGATGGGGGGCGCGGCCGTCGCGTCCTTCATCCCGCGCGAGGCCTTCCAGCCGATCATCCTGGTGGTGCTCGTCGGCGTGGGTGCCTACGTGCTCCTCCGCCCGGACCTGGGCGCGGAGACGCGGCTGCGGTGGGAGCGTCGCGGCCACCTCGTCGCGGCCGTCCTCGTGGGCCTGCTGGTGGGCTTCTACGACGGCGCGCTCGGCCCCGGCACGGGCTCGTTCTTCGTGCTGGCCCTCGTCGGTCTCGTGGGCTACGACTTCCTCACCGCCTCGGCGAACGCCCGTCTCGCGAACTGGGCGACCAACATCGCGGCGCTCGTCGTCTTCATCCCGCAGGGCGCGGTGCTGTGGGGCGTCGGGCTGGCCGTCGGTGCGGCCAACATCGTCGGGAGCTACCTCGGCGCGCGCACCGCGGTGAGCAGGGGCGCCGGCTTCGTGCGCGTCTTCTTCGTCGTCATCGTCAGCGGCTTCGTCGTGCGCATCGGCGGCGAGGTCCTGGGGTTCTGGGGATGA
- a CDS encoding SGNH/GDSL hydrolase family protein, producing the protein MGKAAAARKLAAAAAYGGGGLSVVGAGLYGLLRAEATIARKTIGEPRQDPPPDATGWYGRGRPGPAFKVVLLGDSLAAGYGVERVEQTPGALLASGLAHHADRRVYLRKLAVVGAQSSGLAPQVDRALPIEPDVAIIVIGGNDVTHTVKPSDSVQHLAEAVRRFRAAGCEVVVGTCPDLGTIKPIPPPLKQIARSWSRRLAAAQTVATVEEEGRSVSLGSVLGPEFASAPALLFGPDQFHPSADGYQQMAALMLPSLLASLGQEPDDERLPEAFRGERVLPIAQAAIEAVRTPGTELGGTEVAGNRRGTRGRWVELRHRRRRADGPSDGPDEREHDPVPVDGQAAGA; encoded by the coding sequence GTGGGGAAAGCAGCAGCAGCCAGGAAGCTCGCGGCCGCCGCTGCCTACGGGGGCGGTGGGCTCTCCGTGGTGGGCGCGGGACTCTACGGACTCCTGCGCGCCGAGGCGACGATCGCGCGCAAGACCATCGGGGAGCCGCGGCAGGATCCCCCTCCCGACGCGACCGGTTGGTACGGCCGCGGACGCCCCGGCCCCGCCTTCAAGGTGGTGCTGCTGGGCGACTCGCTCGCGGCCGGGTACGGCGTGGAGCGGGTCGAGCAGACCCCCGGCGCCCTGCTGGCCTCGGGCCTGGCCCACCACGCCGACCGCCGGGTCTACCTGCGCAAGCTCGCCGTCGTCGGCGCGCAGTCGAGCGGGCTCGCGCCCCAGGTGGACCGCGCCCTGCCCATCGAGCCGGACGTCGCGATCATCGTCATCGGCGGCAACGACGTGACCCACACGGTCAAGCCGTCCGACTCCGTGCAGCACCTCGCCGAGGCCGTGCGCCGGTTCCGGGCCGCCGGCTGCGAGGTGGTCGTCGGCACCTGCCCCGACCTCGGCACCATCAAGCCGATCCCCCCGCCGCTCAAGCAGATCGCCCGGTCCTGGTCGCGCCGCCTCGCAGCCGCCCAGACGGTCGCCACCGTCGAGGAGGAGGGTCGCTCCGTGTCGCTGGGCTCCGTGCTCGGTCCGGAGTTCGCCTCGGCCCCGGCGCTCCTGTTCGGCCCGGACCAGTTCCACCCGTCGGCCGACGGCTACCAGCAGATGGCGGCGCTCATGCTGCCCTCGCTGCTCGCCAGCCTCGGCCAGGAGCCCGACGACGAGCGCCTGCCCGAGGCCTTCCGCGGCGAGCGCGTGCTGCCGATCGCGCAGGCCGCGATCGAGGCCGTCCGCACGCCCGGCACCGAGCTGGGCGGCACGGAGGTCGCGGGCAACCGCCGTGGCACCCGCGGGCGCTGGGTCGAGCTGCGCCACCGCCGCCGCCGGGCCGACGGCCCGTCCGACGGGCCCGACGAGCGCGAGCACGACCCCGTGCCGGTGGACGGGCAGGCGGCCGGCGCCTAG
- a CDS encoding cystathionine beta-synthase, translated as MEFVTSVLDLVGDTPLVQLSRVLDRPPAVPGEGPVVLAKVEYLNPGGSVKDRIATRMIDAAEASGELQPGGTIVEPTSGNTGVGLAMVAQQRGYKCVFVCPDKVSEDKRNVLRAYGAEVVVCPTAVAPEHPDSYYNVSDRLSSQPGAWKPNQYANQHNPRSHYETTGPEIWRQTEGRITHFVTGMGTGGTISGVGRYLKERSAERGGRDVQVIGADPAGSVYSGGTGRPYLVEGVGEDFWPETYDRSVADRVIEVSDADSFAFTRRMAREEALLVGGSSGMAAFAAAQVAAELEGTPEGRDAIIVVLLPDSGRGYLTKVFNDEWLGQYGFLAPSSDRTVGDVLRGKSGQLPDLVHTHPSETIAEAVHILQEYGVSQMPVVRAEPPVVAAEVAGSVSERDLLDALFTGRARLTDRVEDHMSPALPTIGSSAAASDAVTLLEGADALLVHEDGKPVGVVTRQDLLAQLAGA; from the coding sequence ATGGAGTTCGTGACCTCTGTCCTCGATCTCGTGGGCGACACCCCGTTGGTGCAGCTCTCCCGAGTGCTCGACCGCCCGCCGGCGGTCCCGGGCGAGGGCCCGGTGGTGCTCGCGAAGGTCGAGTACCTCAACCCCGGCGGGTCCGTGAAGGACCGCATCGCGACCCGGATGATCGACGCCGCGGAGGCGTCGGGGGAGCTGCAGCCCGGCGGCACCATCGTGGAGCCGACGTCCGGCAACACCGGCGTCGGGCTGGCGATGGTCGCCCAGCAGCGCGGCTACAAGTGCGTCTTCGTCTGCCCCGACAAGGTGAGCGAGGACAAGCGGAACGTGCTGCGGGCGTACGGCGCGGAGGTCGTCGTCTGCCCCACCGCGGTCGCGCCGGAACACCCGGACTCCTACTACAACGTGTCCGACCGCCTCTCCTCCCAGCCGGGCGCCTGGAAGCCGAACCAGTACGCCAACCAGCACAACCCGCGCTCGCACTACGAGACCACCGGCCCCGAGATCTGGCGGCAGACCGAGGGGCGGATCACCCACTTCGTGACCGGCATGGGCACGGGCGGCACGATCAGCGGCGTCGGCCGCTACCTCAAGGAGCGCTCCGCCGAACGTGGGGGCCGGGACGTCCAGGTCATCGGCGCCGACCCGGCCGGCTCGGTCTACTCGGGGGGCACGGGACGGCCGTACCTGGTCGAGGGCGTGGGCGAGGACTTCTGGCCCGAGACCTACGACCGCTCCGTCGCCGACCGCGTCATCGAGGTCTCCGACGCCGACTCGTTCGCCTTCACCCGTCGCATGGCCCGCGAGGAGGCGCTGCTCGTCGGCGGCTCCAGCGGCATGGCCGCCTTCGCGGCCGCCCAGGTGGCCGCCGAGCTGGAGGGGACGCCGGAGGGGCGCGACGCCATCATCGTCGTGCTGCTACCGGACTCGGGTCGTGGGTACCTCACGAAGGTGTTCAACGACGAGTGGCTCGGCCAGTACGGCTTCCTCGCCCCCAGCTCCGACCGCACCGTGGGGGACGTGCTGCGCGGCAAGAGCGGACAGCTGCCCGACCTGGTGCACACGCACCCCAGCGAGACGATCGCCGAGGCGGTCCACATCCTGCAGGAGTACGGCGTGAGCCAGATGCCCGTCGTGCGCGCCGAGCCGCCCGTGGTGGCGGCCGAGGTGGCCGGCTCGGTCTCCGAGCGCGATCTGCTCGACGCCCTCTTCACGGGTCGTGCGCGCCTCACCGACCGCGTGGAGGACCACATGTCGCCGGCCCTCCCCACGATCGGCTCCTCGGCCGCGGCGAGCGACGCCGTGACCCTGCTCGAGGGTGCGGACGCCCTGCTCGTGCACGAGGACGGCAAGCCCGTCGGTGTCGTCACGCGGCAGGACCTCCTGGCCCAGCTGGCGGGTGCCTGA
- a CDS encoding IMPACT family protein, whose product MTRYLVPAADGAAEIEVRRSRFLATVRRVEDETAARAVVEELRRRHWDARHHCSAFALGPWGGPGAVQRSSDDGEPSGTAGAPMLEVLRGREVADVVVVVTRWFGGVLLGAGGLVRAYGDATRAGLDAVGLRPRARVAEVAVDVDHADAGRVESELRARGVGVRGAEYGAEVTLRLAVPPAEVAGLTATVAALTGGAARPVVVGEAWVDA is encoded by the coding sequence GTGACCCGGTACCTCGTGCCGGCCGCCGACGGCGCGGCCGAGATCGAGGTGCGGCGCTCGCGGTTCCTCGCGACCGTGCGTCGCGTCGAGGACGAGACCGCGGCGCGCGCCGTGGTCGAGGAGCTGCGCCGCCGCCACTGGGACGCGCGGCACCACTGCTCCGCCTTCGCGCTCGGCCCGTGGGGCGGCCCGGGCGCCGTGCAGCGCTCCAGCGACGACGGCGAGCCGTCGGGCACCGCCGGCGCCCCGATGCTCGAGGTGCTCCGCGGTCGCGAGGTGGCGGACGTCGTGGTCGTCGTGACGCGCTGGTTCGGCGGCGTCCTGCTGGGGGCCGGCGGTCTGGTCCGCGCCTACGGCGACGCGACCCGGGCGGGGCTCGACGCCGTCGGCCTGCGCCCACGGGCGCGGGTGGCGGAGGTGGCCGTCGACGTGGACCACGCCGACGCCGGCCGCGTCGAGAGCGAGCTGCGCGCACGGGGCGTCGGGGTGCGCGGCGCCGAGTACGGCGCGGAGGTGACGCTGCGCCTCGCCGTACCGCCCGCGGAGGTCGCCGGGCTCACGGCGACCGTCGCGGCGTTGACGGGTGGTGCGGCGCGGCCCGTCGTCGTCGGCGAGGCCTGGGTCGACGCCTGA